The proteins below come from a single Vibrio cyclitrophicus genomic window:
- a CDS encoding ABC transporter permease subunit: MERRQQFFHSPLPYLFLAPQILIIAVFFIYPAAKAVYLSFMLEDPWGTSSLFVWFENYQMLFESSEYLSSIGFTLMFAIVVSFLSLALALLLAAKADNIIHGQGAYKVTLTWVYAVAPAIAGVIGAFLFNPHIGVFTELFAVIGWDFSFQTDPIDATFALILVSVWKQVSVNFIYFLAGLQSISYAVKEAAMLDCTSDSKRFWTITFPLLAPTGFFLLVINLTYSFFETFGVIDTMTNGGPGGGTTSLVYKVYRDGFVGADLGGSSAQSVVLLVLVLTLTFIQFRVVEKRVHY; the protein is encoded by the coding sequence GTGGAACGACGTCAACAATTCTTTCACTCTCCGCTGCCTTACCTATTTTTAGCACCTCAGATACTCATCATTGCGGTTTTCTTTATCTACCCAGCGGCAAAGGCAGTTTATCTCTCCTTTATGCTGGAAGATCCTTGGGGCACATCTTCTCTATTCGTTTGGTTCGAAAACTATCAAATGCTATTCGAATCGAGCGAGTATCTCAGCTCAATTGGCTTTACCCTGATGTTCGCGATTGTGGTTTCTTTCCTATCGCTTGCCTTGGCTTTGCTGCTCGCCGCAAAAGCCGACAATATCATTCACGGACAAGGGGCTTACAAGGTCACTCTCACTTGGGTGTACGCCGTTGCTCCTGCGATCGCAGGCGTAATCGGTGCTTTCTTGTTTAACCCACACATTGGCGTGTTTACCGAGTTATTTGCAGTTATTGGTTGGGACTTTAGCTTTCAGACCGATCCTATAGATGCCACGTTTGCTCTGATTTTAGTGTCGGTTTGGAAACAGGTTTCGGTGAATTTCATCTACTTTCTGGCGGGACTTCAATCGATCTCTTACGCGGTAAAAGAAGCAGCGATGCTGGATTGTACCAGTGACTCGAAACGTTTCTGGACCATCACTTTCCCACTACTGGCCCCTACTGGCTTCTTTCTGTTGGTCATCAACCTCACCTACTCCTTCTTTGAAACCTTTGGCGTGATCGACACCATGACCAATGGCGGTCCTGGTGGCGGTACAACTTCGTTAGTTTACAAGGTGTATCGAGACGGCTTTGTTGGTGCCGATTTGGGCGGTAGTTCAGCGCAATCTGTAGTGCTTTTAGTACTGGTACTCACTCTGACTTTTATCCAGTTCCGCGTTGTAGAAAAGCGTGTTCACTATTAA
- a CDS encoding extracellular solute-binding protein, which produces MNKLILAGVLSATAAMPAFATTQVTWWHAMGGQLGETVNKIATDFNASQDDYKITPIYKGSYTETLTAGIAAYRAGEAPNILQVFDAGAATIMNAKGVAKPVQDILVESGYNFNSNDYLAGVRNFYADSQGKMIGMPFNSSTPVLYYNKDLLAEVGAEAPKTYEELEVVAKKLKEDGHIAFSQSLTPWIMFENFKSRHNLPVSDQNNGYDGLSTKIMFNTKDMMMHVSKMKEWSDLGYYKYYGSDWDANQTPFERQEVAMWMGSSGSFGGLRNRVPFELGTTYLPYWKSVNPDAGLTFIGGAALFALNGHDQQQDKGVAAFFDYLTKPETQVYWHKTTGYVPVTTAAYELAKESGYYKEQPDAEVGVKQLSLKSGEWTKGYRLGYYPQIREVMHREFDNIFADRSSVENSLDKVEDESSKLLKRFARTMN; this is translated from the coding sequence ATGAATAAGCTAATTTTGGCAGGCGTTCTTTCCGCAACAGCGGCAATGCCAGCGTTCGCAACGACTCAAGTCACTTGGTGGCACGCAATGGGCGGCCAACTTGGAGAAACCGTCAATAAGATTGCGACTGACTTTAATGCGTCACAAGATGATTACAAGATCACGCCAATCTATAAAGGTTCATACACAGAGACCTTAACAGCGGGTATCGCGGCATATCGAGCAGGCGAAGCTCCTAACATTCTACAAGTATTCGATGCCGGTGCTGCAACCATCATGAACGCTAAAGGTGTCGCCAAACCCGTACAAGATATTCTGGTTGAGTCTGGCTACAACTTTAATTCGAACGACTACCTAGCGGGCGTTCGTAACTTCTATGCAGACAGCCAAGGCAAGATGATTGGTATGCCTTTCAACAGTTCGACCCCAGTTCTTTACTACAACAAAGACCTTCTTGCGGAAGTCGGTGCAGAGGCACCTAAAACTTATGAAGAACTAGAAGTTGTTGCTAAAAAGCTGAAGGAAGACGGACACATCGCGTTTTCTCAATCTCTAACGCCATGGATCATGTTCGAGAACTTCAAGTCTCGCCATAACCTGCCAGTCTCTGACCAGAACAACGGCTACGACGGCCTATCCACTAAGATCATGTTCAACACCAAAGACATGATGATGCACGTTAGCAAGATGAAAGAGTGGTCAGATCTAGGTTATTACAAGTATTACGGCAGCGATTGGGATGCAAACCAAACGCCTTTCGAGCGCCAAGAAGTGGCAATGTGGATGGGCTCTTCAGGTTCATTCGGTGGTTTACGTAACCGCGTACCTTTCGAGTTAGGCACAACTTACCTTCCATACTGGAAATCGGTTAACCCGGATGCTGGCTTAACCTTCATTGGTGGTGCCGCTCTGTTTGCACTCAATGGTCATGACCAACAACAAGACAAAGGTGTGGCTGCATTCTTTGACTACCTGACTAAGCCTGAAACACAGGTTTACTGGCACAAAACCACGGGCTATGTACCTGTAACAACCGCTGCATATGAACTAGCGAAAGAGTCTGGTTACTACAAAGAACAACCAGACGCAGAAGTGGGTGTTAAGCAGCTAAGCCTTAAATCGGGCGAATGGACTAAGGGCTACCGCTTAGGTTATTACCCGCAGATCCGTGAAGTGATGCACCGTGAGTTCGACAATATCTTCGCTGACCGCTCTAGCGTTGAGAACAGCCTAGACAAAGTCGAAGATGAAAGCAGCAAGCTACTAAAACGCTTCGCTCGCACGATGAATTAG
- a CDS encoding 2OG-Fe(II) oxygenase yields the protein MNQLIDALSTQGYFVWDDFLTHEEVVALRDCIPENWKKARIGRNDDVAREATIRSDKIQWVRRDMGQPASLFLDKMEQIRLAANQAFFLGLFEYEAHFAKYEKGDFYQKHLDCFKGNENRRLTTVFYMNDEWTEEDAGELVVYDLKDNHIATIPPKGGRLLVFLSEQFPHEVLPTNTERFSIAGWFRINGVKDNQLDIAH from the coding sequence ATGAACCAATTGATCGATGCTCTTTCTACCCAAGGTTATTTCGTTTGGGACGACTTCTTAACTCACGAAGAAGTGGTGGCATTGAGGGATTGCATTCCAGAGAACTGGAAAAAGGCTAGGATCGGCCGTAACGATGATGTAGCACGAGAAGCAACGATTCGTAGTGACAAAATTCAGTGGGTACGCCGTGATATGGGTCAGCCAGCATCTCTGTTTTTAGACAAGATGGAACAAATTCGTTTAGCGGCAAACCAAGCGTTCTTTTTGGGTCTGTTCGAGTACGAAGCGCACTTTGCTAAATACGAAAAAGGCGACTTCTACCAGAAGCACTTAGATTGTTTCAAGGGCAATGAAAACCGCCGCCTGACTACTGTGTTCTACATGAATGATGAGTGGACAGAAGAAGACGCTGGTGAGCTCGTGGTTTACGATCTAAAAGACAACCACATCGCGACCATTCCACCAAAGGGTGGTCGACTATTGGTATTCTTGTCTGAACAATTCCCACACGAGGTTCTGCCTACTAACACAGAGCGATTCAGTATCGCTGGTTGGTTCCGTATTAACGGCGTGAAAGACAACCAATTGGACATCGCGCACTAA
- a CDS encoding MBL fold metallo-hydrolase has product MQLHTIKGYIQDMYLVEYPDRLLLLDGACRADIPHLKDFIETELVRDFADLHTVVVTHMHPDHAGAAHKLRKLTNCHLVAANRDKDWYYGIDGILMHLTDLALARWMANRLGKPKANLWYSRKLKPDFKLSDGDSIPGFDDWLVLETPGHTDRDLSVYCPSHSIAYVADLMVEVKKKLIPPFPIFHPNKYRESVSRIYDMQLDTLLVAHGGQVNLSEQAFEHLLMSAPRRPVTHWRVTKIKLKGLVKSVWRFGFKEKKNRHK; this is encoded by the coding sequence TTGCAGCTGCATACCATTAAAGGCTATATCCAAGACATGTATCTCGTAGAGTACCCTGACAGGTTGCTCTTGCTTGATGGTGCGTGTCGAGCCGACATCCCGCATTTGAAGGATTTCATCGAAACTGAGCTTGTGCGTGATTTTGCTGATTTGCATACGGTTGTGGTTACGCACATGCATCCAGACCACGCAGGAGCAGCGCACAAGCTCAGAAAGCTGACCAATTGTCATTTGGTTGCAGCAAACCGAGACAAGGATTGGTATTACGGCATTGATGGCATTTTGATGCATCTGACCGATCTGGCATTGGCACGATGGATGGCGAACCGATTGGGCAAGCCAAAAGCAAATTTGTGGTATTCAAGAAAGTTAAAGCCCGACTTCAAGTTGTCGGATGGTGATAGCATTCCGGGGTTTGATGACTGGTTAGTTCTAGAAACACCGGGTCACACTGACAGAGATCTTTCCGTCTATTGCCCATCACACAGTATTGCCTATGTGGCGGACTTAATGGTCGAGGTCAAAAAGAAGCTGATTCCGCCTTTCCCAATTTTTCATCCCAATAAGTATCGAGAGTCGGTATCCCGTATTTATGACATGCAGCTCGACACCTTGCTGGTGGCGCATGGGGGACAAGTGAATTTGAGTGAGCAAGCGTTTGAACATCTGCTGATGAGTGCGCCAAGAAGGCCAGTGACACATTGGCGAGTGACTAAAATCAAACTCAAAGGTTTGGTTAAATCTGTTTGGCGGTTTGGGTTTAAAGAGAAAAAAAATCGCCATAAATAA
- a CDS encoding ATP-dependent zinc protease family protein — MNNKMIIGNTEALCLPELGITGLHTRVDTGAQTSSLHVDNLLCVKTDGENFVEFDLHPDVYHLEETVRCKAKLKTSKRIKSSNGEVEHRCVIETMLKIGGQEWPIDITLSNRQDMTYMMLLGRQGMSDKVIVDPAGEFLISH; from the coding sequence ATGAACAATAAAATGATCATAGGGAATACAGAAGCACTTTGCTTACCAGAGTTAGGGATAACTGGACTACATACGCGTGTTGATACAGGGGCTCAAACCTCTTCTCTACACGTAGACAATCTACTATGTGTAAAAACAGACGGTGAAAACTTCGTTGAATTCGATCTTCACCCAGACGTTTACCACCTAGAAGAGACTGTGCGCTGCAAGGCGAAGCTGAAAACGAGTAAAAGAATCAAATCATCGAACGGCGAAGTTGAACACCGCTGTGTGATTGAAACCATGCTAAAAATTGGGGGTCAAGAATGGCCTATCGATATCACGCTAAGCAACCGTCAGGATATGACTTATATGATGCTGCTTGGTCGTCAAGGCATGAGTGACAAAGTGATTGTTGACCCAGCTGGTGAGTTTCTAATTTCTCACTAA